ACCGATGAAAACTTTCCGCGGTAGATAACCGCTGAATATCCATGCCATAGGGAAACGACTTATTTCACTGCTCGGTTGATGCTTTCAGTGCTTCACCACGAAGGCTGCCCATTGCTCTGGTCCGGTCAGAATGATCTGGCAGTAGTTGGGATTTGACGTTGAAGCTATTTCTTTTCACCGTTTTTTTCTGCCAGAACGAACGTTAGTTCAGTTAGCTAACCGGTCTTCTGCAATTCCAGCGCTTAATCTTCTTCTGGacatttgaacaaaaacaaaaaatggaaacaatgcGAAACAATCATCGCCGATCGTTTGTGGAACGCTTTACTGACACGTCCACCGCCTCACTGTTTCACGTTGGGACATAATCAGctgtgtaaatattttcccacaATTAACCCTTGCAATTTCAATTTACCTCGCATTTCCTTCCACTTTCGGGACGCTGTTGTTCTTTACGGGAATTGCTTTAGACGTGATGGATAAGGTAAAGGACTGTACGAGGTGTAAGGTGCTATTCACCTTCACCCAAATAAAAGGAAGCTTAAAGCTTACATTTTTACATGCAGTTTTCTAAACcataaatacattaaaaattcaacaGTCCATCATAGTAGCACAAATCCCCCAATGGAGCTTAACTGCACCGTTAATCAATTACGTCCATCCGTGAGCCTACGGATAAATGCttgtttcattcattcgaTCGATTCGAGCAACGTTAGGGTTTGGTTCGCATTCTGAATAAAACATCCAAACCTGAGCAATTCTGTTCACGAACGTCAAACCCGGTACTTGCCGATCAAATTTTTAACGAACATTTACAGTGAATTATTACACACTTCCAAGGCTCATGTGTACCATCCACAGGCAAGTAGAAGTATAATAAGTGCATAACGGACGATTTTCATGGTTACAAGTTACCATCGCATTCCGACTAGGAGTCTCGCGCACCCAGAAACTGCATGATTTTAAACTGcatcaaaataataataagtcaTTCCTTTGAAACAATCCTGCGAAGCAATCCTACACCGTGGCTTGCAATGACTTTATTGGCTGAATAATTTAACAACGTTCTGGTCCTTTCAATTTACCgcgattttaaaatgacatcCTCGGGTGgatcagaaaagaaaacgaaaactcgCACTCCCGCCAGTTGACAGTAAGTTCTGTAATTTGTAGATTGCAGTTCGATGGACATACATTTTTAACGCTACGAGTTGTCCCTGCTGTTCAAAACGGCGTGGCAAACTCTGCCCGAGGAAGGTAAGTATAATAGACAAGGGATCATTATTATATAGAAACGAGCTAACGCTATACATTATGCTTTTGCCTGTCACTCACGTAGCTTGGTTGAAGCATTTGATAATGGTTCATTAtgctttaataataataatgctttTGTACGTTAGTAGTTCCAATATGTGTGTGATTTAAATAATGCAAACAACGAAGCAAATTCTTTAACAATTTATTACTGAGCAAAATGCTATTCCTTTACCAGTCTAAAGGTATATGTTCTTTATGACTATACCACCCAGAAGGAGAGATGCAACAATAAGCTTCAAAGAGCCCATTACAGTTCCTTTAGACGAACTAACATCATTGCCTAAGATGATCGACTCGTACGGTCCAATAAGCAGCCGGGAAGAGTTTACACTTTGGTTGATCTTGTAGCGAGACTCTGTCCCAACCAAATACACACGCGCATCCACCGTTTCGTATAAATCGTGCAGATCAATCTCACTCATCTCATCACTCAAATTAATGATAACGACAAAGTACGAACTATCAGTAGGTTCGTCTCTGAGATATCGCACGAACCCAAACACATGCTCGTTTAACGCTTTCGAGCGAAAGGAACCTTCACGAAACACTCGATGTCGCCGTAGTTTGATAGCTTCCGTATACACGTGATAGTGACTCCAGTCGCTTTCGAGCTGCTTGCGAAGATTATTTTGACGATAGTAGGGATACACCGGTAGCCAGGTTTTGTTGGACACTGAAAATCCTGCATTATACGTGTCGTCCCACTGGAACGGTGTACGTTGAGGATCGCGAGATTTCCACTTATACTCCTCGGGTCCAACATTACAGCCCTGCGGGTCTAAGCTATCCTCCCAGGACATATCGCGATAGTCAACCATACCGATCTCTTCTCCATTGTATGTGACGGCCACACCCGGTAAGGTCATCAGCAGGATGTTCATCGCATCGATACGCTCCTCTCCGTAGCGACTGCCAACTCTGGGCTGATCATGGTTTCCCAACACCCAGTTGGTAACCTTACCACGAGGTAGATTTTCTAGCCACCGATCAATGACATACTTGAAGTCACGTGCATTGGAATTCCCGTTCAGTTCACCCAGTAGAACAAAGTTAAACGGGAAGTGTGCCCTTTGCTCGGAACCGTCGTCCGATTGGTAGAAGCGAAGTACCATATCCATGCTGGTGTATGCTTCCGTGAGCATGATACTGAAAATGGGACCAAAGGCATTACAATCGCGACAGGATCAACTTACTCACTTCTCAAACCGTACATAGTGTCCGAACCAGTTTGCTCCACGAATTCGTCTATCACCGTTCGCCAGTGTCCAATTACGTCATAAGTTTCCAGCTACAGAAATACCAACACGTATTACGTTTTCATTCTATATTCTCCAGCGTCTTGTATCTCCTCGAAACTACTTACGAGATTGTTTGTATAGATGTGATTCGTGTAGCCATAGCTTAATGGATCCGATGGATCGTTGATAGGTTCATCGCGGAATTGATCATCTTCGAACATATGATTTATTGCATCAACCCGAAAGCCGGACGCACCACGCTCCATCCAGAATCGTAGAATGTTATCAAACTCTTCAATCACTTTCGGATTGCGATAGTTTAAGTCCGGTTGTCCAACCTCGAACTGATGAAGGTAGTACTCTTGACGCACCTCACTCCACTCCCAGGCAGAACCGTAAAATACTGAGTTCTAAACATTGGAGAGCGTTTCCAATTATTGTACAGGAGCATACCTCAATATATCAAAACACTTACCCAATTGTTTGGCACTGCAGGTCTTGCCTGTTCTGGCACCGGTTTACCGGGATGCCACACATAGTAGTCTCGGTACGGTTCAACACCAAGCTCCGACTGTTTAAACCACCAGTGCTCATTGCTCGAGTGATTAGGAACGAAATCTAGCACGATCTTCAATCCGAGCTTTCGTGCTTCGGCGAACAGTTCCTCCAGATCGTGGTTCGTGCCAAATAATGGATCAACCTCAAGGAAATCACTCACATCGTACCCAAAGTCTCGTTGCGGCGATTTGAAGATAGGACTTAGCCATGTTGCATCGATACCGGTGCGCTTCAGATATTGCAGTTTAGCCGTCACTCCACGGATGTCTCCCACTCCATTGCCATCGGTGTCGTAAAACGATCGTGGATAAATTTGATATAGAACGGCCGTCTTCCACCATTCGGTATCGGGTGAATCTTGTGCTTTGATTTCTAATGTCACCATACACACCGTACTGACAATGAACCAAATATTCCACCTGAACATCGTCTTTCGTGTTCGCTGACCGGAAAATAACTGTCTTCCAGCTAATGAATCTAACTAGCTGGAAGCAATGATCATAGACGATGTTTTTATAGCAAACCTTATTGTCAAACTGACAAATGAAAGACAGCAAGGCTCTTGATTAGATTATAAAGGCATACCGTATAACGTAAACAGGGCTTACCAGCAATCAGTAGAACTTCTACCTTCTTAACACTAATCTAATAATGTCTAACATACATTGAAAGCTCTTATCAAAAGCTAATTTTTGGTATTCCGAAACACACGCTGCTTAGATAAGATACAATGAGTATTGCGCTTCGGATGCAAACAGATCAATTCCACAGCTTCTTACAAACATTGTGACGCACACgttgctttcttttccatccCAGCCCGGCGCCCATACAAATGTGTGCAATTGCATTCGAAAATTGCACTACCAATGTACATGCGTACGTGCGTGCCTGCCTTCTtgcctgcctgcctgcctgcGCACCAATGCGAAACTGCAACTCGATACTCGCGCGCTGAAAAACGAACCTGCTCGAATTGCGAAAGGGATATGATTGTAGAAGGGAAACAATGAatgaagaagacaaaaaacatCGCGTATGCTCATGAAGCATTTTTTGCCTATGcatctctctgtttctctcttcATTTTTATTCAGTTTTTCCAGCACCTCGAAAGCTTATTGAGTttgcaatgaaataaaaaaagccgaACGTCCGAAACGAGTACGCCTCCATCAGGGCGCGTCCCTTTTGCAGCCCTTGCCCAAGCACCGAACAATTAAAGAGGGATTTTATTTGGTCtgataatttgtttaattgttttataattgatatgattaattttaaatacacGCATCGTgagtagatttttttctttcgttttgttaccCACATACATGTGATAGCAAAGCTTTTTCCGTTACGTTACGTATCGATTAAAACGCGCTTGTGTGTgcatgtatatttttttgataataaaagagaaacaaaagaacacaGTAAAATAACATCACTATCGGTGTTCGATACATTAGATAAGctacacaaaacgaaacaaaaaaaatggaaaatatgcactccgttttttttgttaccaatTTATTAAGTTCGATTGCGTTTGCAGCCATACGGAGCCAATATTGGTGCGTGGGGAATTTCTTTCGAGCGAATAATATAATTGTTAAAATTAGAGCACCTCGAACAAGCcaccggtttttggggagggtaAATCTAGCACTTGGCGAGAATTGGATCGCTTGAGTGCAATTGTTGTGTCTTTCGTTTTTATAGTACCTCACATTCCACACATGTTTGTGGAGGTGGAGTTGTGGATTTTGAGCATTCAATATGGAAATTATGATGTTAGTTTATTCCAGTCTAAATTTCATTAGCATACTGGTGCAGTGGTATGGAGCCGTGGAGGCTTAAGTGTTCACCGGAGGGGATACCTTCTTGTCTTGGGTTTTTATGTGTACACCGTTTAGCTGTAGCTGGAACAGAGACGCGTAATGGCTTCAAGATATTCGAAGCTGGGAGAGCTACACGGGCGCACGAGCCGTATGCGGATGGTAATTAAACCTATGCTCACATCAACATCACTTCCCTTCCCGTGCTGTTGCTTCGTCATCGTCGAATGATGATTTCTACATGACTTTTAAGACATTGATTTAATAGTTGTATTGATcgaaatgtgtgtatgtgtggtttgCTTCCCCTTGCATAAATTGGACGCTCGTCTCACAAGACACAACCGTACAAGTGGAGCCGGTACCGTTTAGCAAAACGACTTCATCGCGAGTGTTTCATCGCAACTACCAACCCTTCAGTTGTGGAGCAAGGTATCGACCGTGGATGGAAGATTCGTTTTAGCCGGTATCGAGGTGGtgcaactacaaaaaaaaactctcggTACTTCGTTCGTCCAATCGTAACGCAATTGGTAGCACTTAATTGAGGGTTTCATTGACACGGAATCGAACGGAGTCGTACGAAATCGTTGGTGCAATATTATATTCTCTACTGAGTCGGATCGAAAATTCCTCTCTTCATGCCGGGCCCCATTTTGGAACTCCTACACTACGCtaggaaaaggaaaggatCTTAGCCCAGAGCTGACGGCAATGCAGGTGTAGCGGTGAACCGGTGTTCAGACACATTGTTCAGGGGGGGTGGGCAACTGTTTGTATTGTTGTGCTGGAAAGTGTTTTCTCAACTACTTGCTACACTTCATGCCTTTCACAATGGTAAAGACACCGGTAACATCCTCTTTAAACAATGGCGAAGGAAACACAGTTATAACTTAATTTCCATACCAAACTTCTTCTTTTGCAGCTTGCAGTGAGGAAAAGACAAAGAGCACCTGAAGATGGGTCTAACGGGAGTGCAAAACTGGCAAAACAGTAGAATCAACTTCTGTACTGACTCACTCCCCCAGACCAGACTCTTCCGTTGGGTTGGGTTTGTTTATGATTCTTGCCCTCCTTTCTAGCCTTCTTGGCTGGGGACACTTACCACAGCAAAAATTAGCCAAGATGATGGGCTTTGTGAGAAGGTTAATAATTCAGTAAAacattgatttaaatatttgtaccACCTGCTGAATGGTGTTATCACTTCAAGCTTACTTACGCATCACTTTGTATAAAGTGTGAACGATTGATTTTCACAATCTACCTAACAACAGCATGTACAAATTTAACTCCAATCTTGAAACAATCCATAAAttcaactacaaaaaaaactcgtaaTATTCATCATTACAGAAAACACGTTCTTCCTCTTCCTGTAACCGTAAAGTACCAAAAAATTCTCTGCCATAACTCATCTCTCTGATATGCACTGGTGGAAAGCTTCTCGTTTTGCTTATCGTGAAAACATTCGGTACAATCTTAATGCAACCGAATTATGCCACTATTCTTAGCAAATCTCCTTGAATTGAGTTATTTGGCAGAAACGCCATCATCAACCACAATCCATCCGGAACCGGAAGGGTAAAGGGaagccacaaacaaaaaaagggatacaaCAAATTTCCCAATACACTAGACCCATCGGTTTGATTGTCGGTTTTGGTGTACCACGGGAAACGTTTACATCATCATTTGCTAGCCACATAATTtgctgcctttttttcttacaccgTTTGCCACTGTACGGAAATGCTTTGCAAGAACCTTATAAAGCTCCGGCAGAGTTTTAGGTTGTATTTACGCCTAGTGCAATACATTTGCATCGGTACCTTGGGTAACGCTTGGTGCAACCTATTCCGTGGCTAAAAGATGACGAATGGTTCTAACCATCGTAATAATGTAGAACGTTCACCAGCATGTAATGATTGAATATTATGCAAATATGTTCGGAAGTAGCCCAAAAACGGTTTTGGAACGGTTTGGAAAGCGATTGAAATAAGTCCATTGCTTGTCTTGATAGACGGTAAGTTTCAGTTCGCTGATCATATCTTACTCGTTTGATTTTACATATTTCGGCTGCCATTgtcgaaacgaaaagaaaggtTTCGATTGCGAAAATGAACGTTTGGCTAAGCGATAGCTTAATCTAGCACTATTATTTATGTAGTTTTGAGCAGTAGAATGAAAATTCCGTACGAGGTCCATCCTTTACGTTTGCAATTTTTCACttggttttattgtttctttccatttcggtTACGTAAATTGTAATACCATTAAAGTT
The DNA window shown above is from Anopheles funestus chromosome 3RL, idAnoFuneDA-416_04, whole genome shotgun sequence and carries:
- the LOC125770367 gene encoding maltase 1-like; the protein is MFRWNIWFIVSTVCMVTLEIKAQDSPDTEWWKTAVLYQIYPRSFYDTDGNGVGDIRGVTAKLQYLKRTGIDATWLSPIFKSPQRDFGYDVSDFLEVDPLFGTNHDLEELFAEARKLGLKIVLDFVPNHSSNEHWWFKQSELGVEPYRDYYVWHPGKPVPEQARPAVPNNWNSVFYGSAWEWSEVRQEYYLHQFEVGQPDLNYRNPKVIEEFDNILRFWMERGASGFRVDAINHMFEDDQFRDEPINDPSDPLSYGYTNHIYTNNLLETYDVIGHWRTVIDEFVEQTGSDTIIMLTEAYTSMDMVLRFYQSDDGSEQRAHFPFNFVLLGELNGNSNARDFKYVIDRWLENLPRGKVTNWVLGNHDQPRVGSRYGEERIDAMNILLMTLPGVAVTYNGEEIGMVDYRDMSWEDSLDPQGCNVGPEEYKWKSRDPQRTPFQWDDTYNAGFSVSNKTWLPVYPYYRQNNLRKQLESDWSHYHVYTEAIKLRRHRVFREGSFRSKALNEHVFGFVRYLRDEPTDSSYFVVIINLSDEMSEIDLHDLYETVDARVYLVGTESRYKINQSVNSSRLLIGPYESIILGNDVSSSKGTVMGSLKLIVASLLLGGIVIKNIYL